The genomic stretch TTGACTGctgtttggttttgctttgggtCAGGATTCAGTCAAGCATCACACATTGTGCTTGGCTGGTATGCTCTTCTGCCTCCTGTCATCTAACACAGCTGCCAGCCTTTACTTGTCTCTCGTAACGGGACACTTTTGAAGAGTCCAGGTCAGTTACTTCATAGAACACCGCACAACTGGGGTGGTCAGCTTATTCTCTCATGAGCAGCAAGAACACAGAAGAGATGAGGGTGGCCGCCCCTTTCCAGTGCATTACACCAACAGGCAGGAACATCAGTGTGGTCTCGCTGGTGTGAAGTTGGACCATATGGTCAGGGAGTCCCTAAGAGACTTCTCCTGTGCTCTCTTCCCAGAGGGTAAAACTCAGTCTCCCGTTCAGCCTTTCATTCAGTGAACGACTGAATTGATTTAGTAGATGGAAGATTGGTCCCTTTCTAGTTATGTATTCCTTCTACATTTCTTAACTGGCCTTCTGATAAAAatgacctttcccttctccctgcaCTCATTCTTATTTACTATGGATTTgggacattttaaaattcagtgtgtTATAGTCCCATTTTTTTGGCCATTATTTACCATCATATTGTTCAAAATGTGGCCAACAGAAACTAATATGTCCCCATTGGTTTCTAAGCATTCCCTTACTTTCTTATAAAAAAAGTTCCAGGTTCCCCTTGTAACTTCCTTGCCATGATCCTAAAATCAGCCTTTTTGCCAAGAGTTCTGGTATTTTTTAGTGGGGAGTGGGAAATAGTATTTCAAAACCAAGATCTAGGTGCTGAGTATGCTGATTGCTACTGGGACAGCCATCAGTTATTATTGCTTCTAGGCCCTTTCTGACAAGGGCTAGTAAATTATGtaatttcaaaaaaatgaaagttcATACTGATACCTGTTTCCACTTCCACAGAATTCTTCCTCTTCCTGTTCCTTAATTCAACCTTGTCTCCCATAGTGAGAACCCTTGCTTTATTCTCAACAACATGAATATGTTTATTCATTTGGTCTATCCTGCAATACATACAAAATGGATTCAACAGAATTATGATAAACCAAAATCATGACAGACTTACCATGTAAAATTTCTTTGCAATTCTTTTCAGAGAATAGTTCTCCAATTATATCCATTTGAAATAGTTTCATTATTTAACATAGGTTCGTTGTCTAAatcaacaaaggaaaaagaactaaaaccaaggctttttttttttttgatactaaAACCTGAGGTCCAGAGAGAGCCAGAACAAAGGACCTTTCAGAAATGGGCCTTTGACTTGTAGCCTAGTCACTCATCAACAAATCTTTGCCTACACCCTACCTACCAAAATTCCGTCTTCCCCAGTCACAGAGGAATAGAAAGTCGTTCGGAACAGTGCCGCTGACTTTTTCCCTCTTGCAGAGCACTTGCGGAGCTCAGTGATTGACCGGAAAGACTTAATAATCAAAAGAATCAAGCCCAAGCCCCAGCAGGGGGACGACATCTCCGTGGTGGACGTGGAGAAGCAGATCGAGGCCTTCCGCAGCCGCCTGGTCCGCATGCTGGGGGAGCCGCTCGTCCCGCAGCTGCAGGACAAGGTGCGCCTCCTCAGGCTCCTGCTCTTCTTTGCCGCAGACCTGAACCCCGACTCGGAGGTCTCTCCATAGGCCCGGAGCAGCACAAGGTTGTCTGAGGCACTGAACACCAAGAATACCTCCTGAACTCCACCTCCAACTGCTTGGAAGTCCCAGAAGGATAGAAAGTAGTTTAAAATCTAACAGGACCAAACCTACCTTATTTATCTGTAGGCTATGATAACTTTCTAACTCTTTagtaaacatctttttttttaacaaccctGTCCTAGCCTCTTCTCAGATATGACTTAAATACATAtggtgtatgtattttttaataaattatttatgtataCTTTTTTTGAAACAGGTAATACTGTATGCACTATATGTTTAACATTTCCATTCAAGATGTGAAAAAAAGAATCCATGTGCTGAACAAATTTGAGACATCAATGTTACGTCATTCAAGGTACTGAGAACCTGTTTCGAAAGAGAAAGATGTTTGTCTCCCTAATGGAAAACAAACATCCTATATCGGACCTGTGATATTGCCTATTTGTGGCCAGTCTGTTAAGACCTAATGTAATGAAGGGGGATAGAAACAAAAGTATTGAGTGTGGTGCAAAAAGATTGATGTTAAAAGGATACAATAAAAAGGCAATGGTGTTTCAAAATATCAAGTTTATCATGCTTAGGCTTCATGACTGAGCAGGCAGAATGGAGTAACTTAATGAAAAAAAACTTCCATCTACATTTGAGAAAGTGGTACGGACTTTTATTGTCAAAACAAGTAAGATACAAGCATaacagaagacacaaataaattaattctGATCATTTGAGACTCCCGGGTGTCTCTGGGGGAAGGTCAGCTCGGCTCCTTGTGTAGACACAATACCGTCCAAATCAAGAGACAGCAGGAAAGGACGGTGTTCAAGACAGTGGCTGCACGTGTACAGTGAAGAGAAATGAGAGAGTGGCTTCCCCAGTTCCTTCCTCAGCGAGGTATGTTTACAAAGGCATGAGGCTCATTTGAGGGGAAAATGATTGCATACAgaaattttttaattcttctgccTCCCAGGAAAAAAATTTAGAAGCCCTAGCCTgagcaagaaaatcaaactagAGTGACAGCAGTTTCCCATGAACCTCAAGACTACATTCCAGCTGCAGCTGCCACCTCTTTAAAAACGTTAAACAGCCATTTATCTATAGCAAGCCAGTAGACTGAATTTTCTCCTTTAGGAAGTTTTCAACCAAATGGAAGCTAAATTAATGTCACTTTAAAGTGCAACAAAGGATGTGTTAAGACTAGTGTTTGTTCTGTGACACGCAGAAGAGAAGCACCCCTCCCACAGCACAGGCCCCCGAGGTCCCACAGCAAGGGCTGGCTGCAGGACACAGGCCCACGAGGTCCCCCAGGACGCGAGGAGACGCCGGTGCCAGCACGAGCGGGGGCCCTGCGGGGCTGGCTCCTAGCCCTACCCAGATCTCAAGCAGGCCTTGGGTTCCCTGACTGACCAGACCGGAGCACCCAGCACCAGCACGGCCGTGAGGGCCGAAGTCTCCTGCACTAGTTCACGGACATCCCCTCGCCGTGGTCTGTCCACGCGCACCTCGACAGTGGTGAAGGGATCCTGAAGCCTTGGCTTTGGAGCAACGCAGACAGTCACCTAGTAAGCAGTGGTCCAAGTTCTGGGGAGGTCCCCATATACCACTGCTCAAGTTTAGTCTAACGTTAAAGCAATACAAAATGGCTTTTCCACACAAGGACAAGCTTTGCACTAATGTTTCGCGAAAACCAATTATGTCTCTATCTAGCCTCAGTCTGATTTTCACAAAGACAAAACTTTTCCTATGTCAGAGCCAAGGTAAAGGGAGCTGGGCTCGATACCCTCGATGCAGAGCCCCCGGGACAGAAAGCTCTAGAAGCCAGTGGGTGTGAGAACATTCAAGTCCCGGGGTTTGAGGCTGTGGGCCCGCGGCAGCTGTTTCGTCCCTTCCATCACTGGGATATCCATCTTGGGCGGCTTGAACGTTGCTGGCTCCTCCGTCCTTCGGGTGGCTTGTCCACGCATCACTTCCATTGGAGAAGGCTTCTGGGCTCCTTTGTAGGCTTGGATGGCAAAgcctcctgcagaaggaaaccaCAGAGCAGACAATTTCAAGATCTGTCGGCAGTTACCAGCATACGTGGTCAAACGCCCGCCACGCTGCTTTCTTTAGTGAAGAGGGTGCCCCACCTGACTCAGACTTCGGGAGGGATCTCGGTCCAAAGAGGCTCCATTTATCGGCTGAGCTTCTGTCTTTATCCCCGCTTCCAGAATCCATGGCGCTAAGACCGGGGCCAGGTAAGGCTGTGGCAGAACCAGAAGTGAACCAGCCTCTGAAGAGAAAGGATAAAATGCCAGGTAACACATCCTTTTGCTCCAACTCTAGAAGTGTTCCCTGCTGAGGCCAGGGGCTGCCAGCTCCCGCCCCTGACTTGGAAGCCGCGGGCTGACCCCCGGCTGCTGGGGCCGGCGAGGTGCTCACCTGCTTTTCTGCTTAGGGGAGGCCTGCGGGCTGCTGCTCGGGGTGGACTGCGTGGACGCCGGCTGCCTCtcctctcttgctgtctctccaCTCTGGAGCTTTAGTTTCTGCTCACATGGGTTCAGAAGAGAGACTTTGTGAAAGTCAGAGCAGATACAAGACAGCCAAGTTAGGGTGTAAACAACCTGCTTCACTCTAACttcaggaaaaggaaatgtcCGCAGGTGCACCCTCTGGATTACAGGACAGATGTTCTCCAGGCTCTGCCGTTCTAGGTAAAAGGCcgtcttttaaaaacatgttttcatcAAAAACATCTCAAACATCTCTGTACTAACTTCACACCAGAGCTTCTGATTTCCACACATTCACAGCCAGTAAGTGGAGGAGCCAGAAGCCCCGCCATGGGCCCTCCTCAGcgcccctccctgcctctcctaGGCCCAGCCTCGGCGCACCACTCTCTCCAGCTCAACGCTCCCTCTGTGAACCTCTCCCTCCCGTACCCAGCCACCCGGTGCTCTGGGTGCAGTAAACAGATGCCTAACCACAGACCAGCAGTTTTCCGGGGAGACAAGCCTGCTTGTCTCACTGCTCCCGGGCCAAGGCTTCCACACATCTCCATGCCCCGGGGCTAGTATGCCAATGCCCAGGCTACGCTTAAGTGCCCACGTGTGAACCCTCTCCATCCTCAGCATGGGAAGCTATGTGAGCTGGCATCTCAGCCATCCTCATGTTCTGCGACCAAGATGCAGAAGATGTGCCGGATTCAGTTCCATGGTTACATGGGGTGAACTGGGCAAGTGAATTCAGAATGACACCCTGGAAAGCTCTCAGTGTCAAAGGCTCACAGAGCTCCTCTCCAGAAGCATGTCTTGTCTGAGAGCCTCAGCTGGACACCAAACCAACCCTGACTCCCCCACGGCACAGTTTTATGTGTGTGCAAAAATCACTCGGGCCACTCATTACAAAAGGCAACCATCGTCTACAGTGTCTTGTATCTCTGCCACAGGCCACTAACTCTACATTATTCCTCCTTCTATATATTGTATATCATGCCTCCGAGTAAGCCCCTTCAGGAGCCAAATTCTTAGAAGATTCTGGAATATGAGAAAGAATCCACAGGGAATAGGGTATCCAGAGATTTGAGTTCAGATACTGTGGATGTTTAAATACATAACCTTAAACCCGTTTCTTCATTTACAAAACACGGATAATAGAGTCTATGTCAGAGGATTAATAAGATGAAGTGAATATGAGTGCTTgataaatcttaaaagcagcattAATTATAAAGTGATAGTCCCtgaaagaaaatcatttaaaactattttattgaTACATTTGGTCATTATAAACCTtactgaaggggcttcccaggtggctcagtgataaagaatctgcccgccagtacaggagagatgggttcaatccctggctcaggaagatgctctggagaaactgaaaatgacaacccactccagtattcttgcctgggaaatcccgtggacagaggagcctggtgggctacagtccatggcgttgcgaagagtcagacaggacttcgtgactaaacaacaaaagccttactgaaaattctttatttgttccaattttaaaaatcaaagagcaGAAACATCCCAATTCTACActatctaaattttttttaaattaaattagaacCTGACACTCCTTCCCATCCAGTGTTCCCTCTGAGGTTCCCAACTCTCCTTTCTCACCCTCGGTCACTCACTAGCACAGAGTGACCCACGTTGGCTCTGCTGTTCATCACGTGCTCACACGGATCAGCCCAGAATCTCATCTGACCCTCCGACCCAAGCTTTATAGGCAGATAAGCAGAAACGAGGTTGAGAGCCCTGGACCTTTCAGCTGAAGTGCAACCACTCTGGAGGGGGACTCAACCAGCTCTAAATTCCTCATTCAAGTCTCTTCCCACCACTCTCCTCAACCCCCAACTAGCTGAGCGGGAACTCATGAACCACAGCCGCGCTCAGGCTGTAAAGGACGAGggtttgtgtgtgttcagttcctAAGAACAAGCTTACGTGGAGTGCTTCTGCCACTCGAAGGTACTTGGTCTCCTCAGTGGTGAGGCCCTTGTGGGGGGTGTAGCCGGCATCTCGCAGCCCTGCCTGTTGCTCAAAACGATGAATGCTCTCCTGGTTCTGTTCTGGGGACAGAGGACATGATAGTCATGGCCATCCCCCACCTCCCATTGCAACCTGGGGGAGATAACATAGCCACCATTCTCCCCGGGAGCAAGAGCTCACACTGGCTGTCTGAGAGAGGATCCCCCAGACAGGCGTCATGGCAGCAATTCTCAATCTCCCACAAAGCGTCTCTGAGCAGAAGGAAGCCCCCTGACACAAGGTAAAGAGCAGGTTACTCCTAAAGAGACAGCCGGCCAACCTCCAGGGAAACACTCCTTACTGTCCTCTCATTTGTACCCCAGGACATTTTCTGTGTTATTCATATTTAGACATGCAACACGGAGAAGGCAGCTGACATTCAGAAACAGTGCAAGCTCTCTAATACAAAGCTTTCTCAGAGACTCACCACCCTCTCTAAGACCTTTGCCCAAAGAGAAACCAGGCCACGGTTAGGCCAGGCGGCACCCGGGTGGCAGTTAGATCTGAACCAGAGAGAATGTGCCTTGAACTGGCCGAGGCCTACCGACGCAGTGCTTCCCAGGGTGCGCGCAGCTGCccgcacagggcctggcacagcaTCTGGCCGTCTCATCGCCGGTGTCAGTGACGCCCTGGGCGACTGGAACTTCTGCCTGACCTGCACGCTCTGCGTAGTACACCCCTCATGGGTGAGAATGTGGCGGCTGTGGGCCAAAAGTGCAGACGCCACAGGCCCTTCAGGACTTTGTTCTTCCCCTTCCGAGGGGCTGGTTTATTTCCATCAGAAGTAGAAGCAAGGGAAAACAGACATACACTAAATGTATAAAGGTGTTTTCCAGTCTTGCCAGGTAGTcacctgaaaattttaaaagcaggaaAGGACTTCTTCATGAATACACTAATTTAaatgcagctttttaaaaaaattaagattatagCAACATCAAAAGTTTATGGCAGTATTAGCTGAAAAAATAAAACGGTTTATTATATctacaattatataaaaatatgcttACAGGTGGACATAACTAAGCCAAATAAGTATCTGAGTGATAACAATATATACTGGGGTTCTATGATGTTTTATGCTGTTAGTAACCTGTATTTTCAATAAAGAAGTTCTACTGCACAGAAAGAACAATGACTAAGCTTCTTAACACTGACAGGACACATTCTCAAGGTTGCAAAATACAAGTAGTAGCTGCTGATTCAAACAGTGCATTTCTGTGTGAATAAGAAACTAAGTCCAGGTAAGAGTCTGAACTTTCGGTTCCTGGGTGAGCTCTTCAGGAATTGCCCAAGACTAACTGGCGCCCTCCCCGAGCTCATAAACAAGGGCTTCTGACCTCCAACGTGCCCTGCCCCCAGCAGAGGCTGCTGCGGACAAGCAGAGCTCTGTATCTATTAACTGTTAACCTCCCACGGCAACTACAAGGACCCTCCAGAACCACTGAGTTTAGAGAACTTGTCAGGATGTTTCTAATTCAGGCTATCTTGTTTCTAGTCTCATCAGGACCATAAATCACATATTCTTAAGACTAAAGACTGGTGCCTCAAGGTCCAGGAAAAAGAACAACTCTGAGCCATTTAATTTAACAAAGTAAGTGCAGGGCAGGTGGGTGATGCCTGAGGGGGTCTCCTCTAGCAGAGCCtgagacagcagcagcagaagccccTGGCCCCTGAGCACTGTGCTATCTAACCCTGCCACCTACTGCGGGCCAGATCCCCCACCTCTTGGAGGGGGAACAGCCGCCACAGTTAAGACAACTTGCCCCAGGCCACACTGATGGACAGGGGAAAGCAAGGCTGTAGCAACAGAGCAGCTGGAGTGCCCCGAATGAACCGCAATCCTGAGCGCTGGGTCAATCTCCCGCCTTTCCAGGCTGGCCTCGGCGGGGCTCGCTGAGGACAGGCTGAGGCAGGCGGGCATGCAGAGCGCCTGGCAGCTGGCTGCGGGGACTCAGCTCTCCCCCGCCCCACTTGACTCTATTCCGAGGGCGCAGAGGCTTACTTGTGATCAAAGAGCTCATGATGACATGGGTCGCTTTGGCCTTCACCACAGGGGCCTTCTCTGCACTGTGAGTGGCCGGCAGCGGGGCCGGGGCGCGTGGGGAGACGCTGGGCTCTCCCTCCTCCACCTGCTCAAGATGGGAGGGGGCGCGTGAGCCAGACACAGAGTCACAGCCTCACCCCCCCTTCAGGAGCAATCAGATCCATGAGGAAACACGTGAAGGGGGCTGTCATCCCCACCTGGTTGGCTATATATGATGCACAGTGACAGCACATATGAGAT from Capra hircus breed San Clemente chromosome 10, ASM170441v1, whole genome shotgun sequence encodes the following:
- the KIAA1191 gene encoding putative monooxygenase p33MONOX isoform X1 — protein: MASRQPEVPALEPSGPLGKMSLPIGMYRRAFSYDDALEDPTPMTPPPSDMGSIPWKPVIPERKYQHLAKQVEEGEPSVSPRAPAPLPATHSAEKAPVVKAKATHVIMSSLITKQNQESIHRFEQQAGLRDAGYTPHKGLTTEETKYLRVAEALHKLKLQSGETAREERQPASTQSTPSSSPQASPKQKSRGWFTSGSATALPGPGLSAMDSGSGDKDRSSADKWSLFGPRSLPKSESGGFAIQAYKGAQKPSPMEVMRGQATRRTEEPATFKPPKMDIPVMEGTKQLPRAHSLKPRDLNVLTPTGF
- the KIAA1191 gene encoding putative monooxygenase p33MONOX isoform X2, which codes for MASRQPEVPALEPSGPLGKMSLPIGMYRRAFSYDDALEDPTPMTPPPSDMGSIPWKPVIPERKYQHLAKVEEGEPSVSPRAPAPLPATHSAEKAPVVKAKATHVIMSSLITKQNQESIHRFEQQAGLRDAGYTPHKGLTTEETKYLRVAEALHKLKLQSGETAREERQPASTQSTPSSSPQASPKQKSRGWFTSGSATALPGPGLSAMDSGSGDKDRSSADKWSLFGPRSLPKSESGGFAIQAYKGAQKPSPMEVMRGQATRRTEEPATFKPPKMDIPVMEGTKQLPRAHSLKPRDLNVLTPTGF
- the KIAA1191 gene encoding putative monooxygenase p33MONOX isoform X3, producing the protein MSLPIGMYRRAFSYDDALEDPTPMTPPPSDMGSIPWKPVIPERKYQHLAKQVEEGEPSVSPRAPAPLPATHSAEKAPVVKAKATHVIMSSLITKQNQESIHRFEQQAGLRDAGYTPHKGLTTEETKYLRVAEALHKLKLQSGETAREERQPASTQSTPSSSPQASPKQKSRGWFTSGSATALPGPGLSAMDSGSGDKDRSSADKWSLFGPRSLPKSESGGFAIQAYKGAQKPSPMEVMRGQATRRTEEPATFKPPKMDIPVMEGTKQLPRAHSLKPRDLNVLTPTGF